The Acidimicrobiia bacterium genome window below encodes:
- a CDS encoding NAD-dependent epimerase/dehydratase family protein — protein MRVLVTGGAGYIGSHLVDALCDTGHEVHVLDNLSTGKAENLAHRLDEVHLVNGSILDAELVDREVEWAQLVFHLAAAVGVRHIVDDPLASLLTNTSGTENVLTACFRYRRKVVVASTSEVYGKTSKVPMQEDDDRVLGPTTVHRWSYSTAKAIDEHLAFAYAANRLPVVIVRYFNSFGPRLDERGYGSVVANFLRQALADQPITVHGDGQQSRCFTYIDDTVRGTILAGFTPEAEGQILNLGATRETTIVELAEMIKAAVGSSSTISPTAYETYYGPGFEDTRRRVPDISRARELLDWEPRVELEEGLARTIEWWEKTHV, from the coding sequence GTGCGCGTGCTGGTGACCGGCGGAGCCGGCTACATCGGATCGCACCTCGTCGACGCTCTCTGCGACACCGGGCATGAGGTCCACGTTCTCGACAACCTCTCGACCGGCAAGGCTGAAAACCTGGCGCATCGTCTCGACGAGGTGCACCTCGTGAACGGCTCGATCCTCGATGCCGAGCTGGTCGATCGCGAGGTGGAATGGGCCCAGCTCGTGTTCCACCTTGCCGCCGCGGTGGGCGTGCGTCACATCGTGGATGACCCCCTCGCGTCGCTCCTCACCAACACGAGCGGTACCGAGAACGTGCTCACCGCCTGCTTCCGCTATCGGCGCAAGGTCGTGGTTGCCTCAACGTCTGAGGTCTACGGCAAGACCTCGAAGGTGCCCATGCAGGAGGACGACGACCGCGTGCTCGGGCCCACCACCGTGCACCGCTGGTCGTACTCCACTGCCAAGGCCATCGACGAGCACCTCGCGTTTGCGTACGCAGCAAATCGGCTGCCGGTGGTGATCGTTCGCTACTTCAATTCATTTGGCCCGCGCCTCGACGAGCGGGGTTACGGCTCCGTGGTCGCTAACTTTCTGCGCCAGGCGCTCGCGGATCAGCCGATCACCGTGCACGGCGACGGCCAACAGAGCAGGTGCTTCACGTACATCGACGACACGGTGCGGGGGACGATCCTCGCCGGGTTCACGCCGGAGGCCGAAGGCCAGATCTTGAACCTCGGGGCCACCCGCGAGACGACGATTGTCGAGCTCGCCGAGATGATCAAGGCGGCGGTCGGGTCGAGCTCGACCATCAGTCCCACCGCGTACGAGACGTACTACGGCCCCGGGTTCGAGGACACGCGGCGCCGCGTTCCCGACATCTCCCGCGCACGCGAGCTGCTCGACTGGGAGCCCCGCGTCGAGCTCGAAGAGGGTCTCGCGCGCACGATCGAATGGTGGGAGAAGACGCATGTCTGA
- the rfbF gene encoding glucose-1-phosphate cytidylyltransferase, whose amino-acid sequence MQAVILAGGRGSRLLEETVVRPKPLVEIGGRPIIWHIMHIYAHHGIVDFVVCAGYKGYQLKEYFANLALHDSDVTFDLGTGGVEYHQPPSAPWRVTVADTGPDTMTGGRVRRVREYLRTDEPFCLTYGDGVADVDVTASIEFHRSERRLVTMTAVRPSARFGTVAIDGGQVTEMLEKHPVGAHPVNGGFFVVEPAVLDHIDGDDSVWETDVLGKLAADGQLSAFQHDGYWQPMDTMWEREQLEEQWRAGDAPWKVW is encoded by the coding sequence ATGCAGGCGGTGATCCTCGCGGGTGGCCGCGGGTCCCGGCTCCTCGAGGAGACCGTGGTGCGCCCGAAGCCCCTGGTCGAGATCGGCGGCCGGCCGATCATCTGGCACATCATGCACATCTATGCCCACCACGGGATCGTCGACTTCGTGGTGTGCGCGGGCTACAAGGGCTACCAGCTCAAGGAGTACTTCGCGAACCTCGCGCTGCACGACTCCGACGTGACGTTCGATCTGGGCACCGGCGGCGTGGAGTACCACCAGCCGCCGAGTGCGCCGTGGCGCGTGACGGTGGCCGACACCGGTCCCGACACGATGACGGGCGGCCGCGTCCGGCGCGTGCGTGAGTACCTTCGAACCGACGAACCGTTCTGCCTCACGTATGGCGACGGCGTGGCCGACGTCGACGTGACCGCGAGCATCGAGTTCCATCGGAGCGAGCGACGACTCGTGACGATGACGGCGGTGCGTCCGTCGGCGCGGTTCGGCACGGTGGCCATCGACGGTGGGCAGGTCACCGAGATGCTCGAGAAGCACCCGGTCGGCGCGCACCCGGTGAACGGGGGTTTCTTCGTGGTGGAGCCCGCGGTCCTCGACCACATCGACGGTGACGACTCGGTGTGGGAGACCGACGTGCTCGGGAAGCTGGCGGCCGATGGCCAACTGTCCGCGTTCCAGCACGACGGTTACTGGCAACCGATGGACACCATGTGGGAGCGGGAGCAGCTCGAGGAGCAATGGCGCGCTGGCGATGCGCCGTGGAAGGTGTGGTGA
- a CDS encoding methyltransferase domain-containing protein translates to MPETLDERNADFWNELCGTTLARSIGVSARTPQQVAKFDAAFLRMYPYLDRYLPRTPLDGVRVLEVGLGYGTLGGLLIGRGAAYTGVDLAIGPVEMMQYRIGQTKRGDSCGARQASVLDLPFEDASFDRVYSIGCLHHTGDIPRAVGQLRRVLRPGGEAVVMLYNRWSVRRLLRAPYDALVRLRSRDNERLRARYDTDSRGRVAPHTDFVSTRQANRIFAAAGFRDVCVDRRNLQVPHFPALRLTALRLRLDWLLGLDLYIRAVA, encoded by the coding sequence ATGCCGGAGACCCTCGACGAACGCAACGCCGACTTCTGGAACGAGCTGTGCGGAACCACGCTCGCACGATCGATCGGAGTCTCAGCACGCACGCCGCAGCAGGTTGCCAAGTTCGACGCAGCGTTTCTCAGGATGTACCCGTACCTCGACCGCTATCTCCCGCGCACGCCGCTCGACGGAGTGCGCGTGCTCGAGGTCGGCCTCGGCTACGGAACGCTGGGTGGGCTGCTCATCGGGCGCGGTGCTGCCTACACCGGTGTCGATCTCGCAATCGGCCCGGTCGAGATGATGCAATACCGCATCGGTCAGACGAAGCGCGGTGATTCGTGCGGCGCGCGACAGGCGTCGGTGCTCGATCTCCCGTTCGAGGATGCCTCGTTCGACCGCGTGTACAGCATTGGATGTCTGCACCACACCGGCGACATCCCGCGGGCAGTCGGCCAGTTGCGGCGCGTGCTCCGGCCCGGCGGTGAGGCAGTCGTGATGCTGTACAACCGTTGGTCGGTCCGCCGACTCCTGCGGGCGCCGTACGACGCGTTGGTCCGGCTGCGGAGTCGCGACAACGAGCGTCTGCGAGCACGCTACGACACCGACAGTCGGGGGCGTGTCGCTCCCCACACCGACTTCGTGTCGACCCGCCAGGCCAACCGGATCTTTGCCGCCGCCGGGTTCCGCGATGTGTGCGTGGATCGGCGCAACCTCCAGGTGCCGCACTTCCCAGCCTTGCGGCTGACCGCGCTGCGGCTCCGGCTGGACTGGCTGCTCGGTCTCGACCTCTACATCCGGGCGGTGGCGTGA
- a CDS encoding putative sugar O-methyltransferase — translation MDLSKPSQFWERLGSEHAAELDRHGFANVKRVQGLRYFNWRWRPGRLAGSEQFSFLLRHARPRDLRAVLRRPLGASDSAWDGVEWSMGERRAYIVAVRLLWRYATRHGDPAVISLAEPELGAPLPVHLDGRLISQDLANAALEVAAMKRALGDRQPGHIVEVGGGYGRSAYGLLHAFPDARYTIVDIEPAASISRWYMNELAPGRVVVISPEQALELDDGAFDLAVSISSLHEMRLDQIDGYLSLFDRVGAGGVVYLKQWTRWDNPVDGVRAEFADYPIPSRWRRLLYERCPVQTHFTQAAWEVPPDPA, via the coding sequence GTGGATCTCTCGAAGCCGTCCCAGTTCTGGGAACGCCTCGGCTCCGAACACGCGGCCGAGCTCGATCGTCATGGCTTCGCGAACGTCAAGCGCGTGCAGGGCTTGCGCTACTTCAACTGGCGCTGGCGCCCCGGGCGCCTCGCGGGGAGCGAGCAATTCAGCTTCCTGCTCCGCCACGCGCGACCCAGGGACCTTCGCGCGGTTCTCCGTCGTCCCCTCGGTGCTTCTGACTCTGCGTGGGATGGCGTGGAGTGGTCGATGGGCGAGCGCCGCGCATACATCGTGGCGGTTCGTCTGCTGTGGCGCTACGCGACGCGCCACGGTGATCCCGCGGTGATATCGCTCGCCGAACCCGAGCTCGGTGCACCCCTGCCCGTACATCTCGATGGTCGGTTGATCTCCCAAGATCTTGCGAACGCCGCGCTCGAGGTGGCGGCGATGAAACGCGCGCTCGGCGATCGTCAACCGGGACACATTGTCGAGGTTGGGGGTGGCTACGGACGCAGCGCGTACGGGCTGCTCCACGCGTTCCCCGATGCTCGCTACACGATCGTCGACATCGAGCCGGCCGCGTCCATCTCGCGTTGGTATATGAACGAGCTTGCCCCAGGGCGTGTGGTCGTGATCTCGCCCGAGCAGGCACTCGAGCTCGACGACGGCGCGTTCGACCTCGCGGTCTCGATCTCGAGCCTGCACGAGATGCGCCTCGATCAGATCGACGGCTACCTGTCGCTCTTCGATCGAGTCGGTGCGGGCGGAGTGGTGTACCTGAAGCAGTGGACGCGCTGGGACAACCCGGTCGACGGCGTACGAGCCGAGTTCGCGGACTACCCAATCCCATCTCGATGGCGCCGCTTGCTGTACGAGCGGTGCCCGGTGCAGACGCACTTCACCCAGGCCGCATGGGAGGTTCCTCCCGACCCGGCGTGA
- the rfbG gene encoding CDP-glucose 4,6-dehydratase, producing the protein MSQGFWGGRRVLVTGHTGFKGAWLTAWLQLLGAEVHGLALEAGDPSLARLLDLPNDGDQALGDIRDLDTVRVAFARSTPDVVFHLAAQSLVLSAYSDPVGTYRTNVVGTAHVLEAARGPDAPRAVVVVTSDKVYDPSASTPPFDEQSPLGGADPYSSSKAAAEMVAVAYRRAYLAGNGVAVATARAGNVIGGGDWAENRIVPDLLRAREQHAPLELRYPEAVRPWQHVLDPLHGYLLLAERLVDDPAGAPEALNFGPAAASGCAVSELVERLRAAFGGEPEWRAGPTPELHETADLRLSSQLATKTLGWTPRLEVDDAISWTAEWHLAHERGDDVHGICGAQIATFERLGP; encoded by the coding sequence GTGAGCCAGGGCTTCTGGGGTGGGCGGCGTGTCCTCGTCACCGGGCACACGGGATTCAAGGGCGCCTGGCTCACCGCGTGGTTGCAGCTGCTCGGCGCCGAGGTGCACGGGCTCGCACTCGAGGCGGGCGATCCCAGCTTGGCTCGACTGCTCGATCTCCCGAATGACGGCGACCAAGCGCTTGGTGACATCCGAGACCTCGACACCGTGCGCGTCGCGTTCGCCCGGTCGACGCCCGACGTCGTGTTCCACCTCGCCGCGCAGTCCCTCGTGCTGTCCGCGTACTCCGATCCGGTCGGGACATACCGGACGAACGTGGTCGGCACTGCGCACGTCCTCGAAGCAGCGCGGGGGCCAGACGCACCACGCGCGGTCGTCGTGGTCACCAGCGACAAGGTTTACGACCCGTCTGCGTCCACCCCGCCCTTCGACGAGCAGTCACCGCTCGGCGGTGCCGACCCGTACAGCTCGTCGAAGGCCGCGGCCGAGATGGTGGCCGTGGCCTACCGGCGCGCGTACCTCGCTGGCAACGGCGTTGCAGTCGCCACCGCGCGCGCCGGCAACGTGATCGGCGGCGGCGATTGGGCCGAGAACCGCATCGTGCCCGATCTGCTCCGCGCGCGTGAGCAGCACGCGCCGCTCGAGCTTCGGTATCCCGAAGCGGTCCGACCCTGGCAACACGTGCTCGACCCGCTCCACGGCTATCTGTTGCTCGCGGAGCGATTGGTCGACGATCCCGCGGGTGCACCCGAAGCGCTGAACTTCGGACCGGCGGCAGCCTCGGGATGCGCGGTGTCCGAGCTGGTCGAACGGCTCCGCGCGGCGTTCGGTGGTGAGCCCGAATGGCGCGCCGGCCCCACACCGGAGCTGCACGAAACGGCGGACCTGCGCCTGTCGTCGCAGCTCGCGACCAAGACGCTCGGATGGACGCCCCGACTCGAAGTCGACGACGCAATCAGTTGGACCGCTGAGTGGCATCTGGCGCACGAGCGCGGCGACGACGTGCATGGCATCTGCGGGGCGCAGATCGCAACCTTCGAGCGGCTCGGGCCATGA
- a CDS encoding DegT/DnrJ/EryC1/StrS family aminotransferase — MATTATAPIAFIDLAAQRARIGNQIDAAIARVLDHGQFIMGPEVAELETRLADYCGVAHAVTCASGTDALLMVLLARGIGPGDAVIVPTFTFAATAEVVALVGATPVFVDSLPETGNLDPAGLEAAFHAARGTGASPRAVIAVDLFGQPADYDEIEAFCAEHDLFLVADAAQSFGGTWRGKRAGAIGDVACTSFFPAKPLGCYGDGGAVFTDDPDLASILRSLRVHGQGANKYDNVRIGLNGRLDTIQAAVLLEKLEIFDDELAARDRIARRYTDALAEVVDVLELRSEATSAWAQFTVGVDARDGIARALADAGVPTAVYYPVPLHRQPAYDAFPIASDGLPISERLASRVLSLPMHPYLSESVQDRVINALQAAQR, encoded by the coding sequence ATGGCGACCACCGCAACGGCTCCGATCGCCTTCATCGATCTCGCGGCGCAACGGGCCAGGATCGGCAACCAGATCGACGCAGCCATCGCGCGCGTGCTCGACCACGGACAATTCATCATGGGGCCCGAGGTCGCGGAGCTCGAGACCCGTCTCGCTGACTACTGCGGCGTCGCGCACGCGGTCACGTGCGCTAGCGGTACCGACGCGCTGCTCATGGTGCTTCTCGCGAGAGGGATCGGGCCTGGCGACGCGGTCATCGTGCCCACCTTCACGTTCGCGGCGACGGCCGAGGTCGTCGCGTTGGTGGGTGCGACGCCGGTGTTTGTCGACTCGCTGCCAGAGACGGGGAACCTCGACCCAGCAGGGCTCGAAGCCGCCTTTCATGCGGCTCGTGGCACGGGCGCGTCGCCGCGTGCGGTCATCGCGGTCGACCTGTTCGGTCAACCCGCCGACTACGACGAGATCGAGGCGTTCTGCGCCGAGCACGACCTCTTTCTGGTCGCCGACGCAGCGCAGAGCTTCGGGGGGACGTGGCGAGGCAAGCGCGCCGGTGCGATCGGCGATGTCGCGTGCACCAGCTTCTTCCCGGCGAAGCCACTCGGTTGCTACGGCGATGGGGGCGCGGTGTTCACCGACGACCCCGACCTGGCGTCGATCCTGCGGTCACTGCGGGTCCACGGCCAGGGTGCCAACAAGTACGACAACGTTCGCATCGGGTTGAACGGACGTCTCGACACGATCCAAGCCGCGGTGCTGCTCGAGAAGCTGGAGATCTTCGACGACGAGCTCGCGGCCCGCGACCGGATCGCTCGCCGTTACACCGATGCGCTGGCTGAGGTCGTGGATGTGCTCGAGCTCCGTTCCGAGGCCACGAGTGCCTGGGCGCAGTTCACCGTCGGCGTAGACGCGCGTGACGGCATCGCCCGCGCGCTTGCCGACGCCGGCGTGCCGACCGCCGTCTACTACCCGGTCCCGCTGCACCGGCAGCCTGCGTACGACGCGTTTCCCATCGCATCCGACGGGCTGCCGATCAGCGAGCGGCTCGCGAGCCGCGTGCTCAGCCTCCCGATGCACCCGTATCTGTCGGAGTCCGTGCAAGACCGCGTGATCAATGCCCTGCAGGCCGCTCAACGGTGA
- a CDS encoding TIGR00180 family glycosyltransferase, with protein sequence MVTVVIPTFRQRTSWLARTLTYYSTIGFPFPILIADSGEPDAQAANERLVAGLRQSLALDHRRYPQEQDIFGKLADALEAIDTPCAVVCGDDDFLVTNGVAHCVAYLEDHPDVAAVDGREIKLRTAADAKRDQQPRAVIHRQVSIDSDSPAVRLQWHWSHYWPTFYCVQRREGMARTLSLAGEHGANSLFGELTQSGLTIIGGKYHNLDTLYLIRHVRHDELHMPLWHEMVRSPTFQTQTTDVCRRLAEELGPETGSLDEREQIVRAAFRRFVKPLQRRRSDSASRLVPAIAVIPRALRKVLFGGGLREALTSPRRFLETCWVERQETQQGEWSLSSLRDPTSPHFDAFDTIYESFVRWPKGIPANFVSASDQPGPSGSEVEP encoded by the coding sequence ATGGTCACGGTCGTGATCCCGACCTTCCGACAACGCACTTCGTGGCTCGCTCGAACGTTGACGTACTACTCGACGATCGGGTTTCCGTTCCCGATCCTGATCGCCGACTCGGGCGAACCGGACGCCCAAGCCGCGAATGAGCGCCTCGTCGCCGGGCTCCGGCAATCGCTCGCCCTTGACCACCGTCGGTACCCCCAAGAGCAGGACATTTTCGGGAAGCTCGCCGACGCGCTCGAAGCGATCGACACCCCCTGTGCGGTCGTGTGCGGTGACGACGACTTCCTGGTCACGAACGGGGTCGCGCACTGCGTGGCGTACCTCGAAGACCACCCGGACGTCGCCGCGGTCGACGGCCGCGAGATCAAGCTCAGGACCGCCGCCGATGCGAAACGGGATCAGCAACCCCGGGCCGTGATCCATCGGCAAGTGTCGATCGACTCGGACAGCCCAGCGGTTCGACTCCAGTGGCACTGGTCCCACTACTGGCCGACCTTCTACTGCGTCCAGCGACGCGAGGGGATGGCTCGCACCTTGAGCCTCGCGGGTGAGCACGGTGCGAACTCGCTGTTCGGCGAGCTCACGCAGAGCGGACTCACGATCATCGGGGGCAAGTACCACAATCTCGACACGCTCTATCTCATTCGGCACGTGCGGCATGACGAGCTGCACATGCCGCTGTGGCACGAGATGGTTCGTTCGCCGACCTTCCAGACCCAGACCACGGATGTCTGCCGACGCCTCGCCGAAGAGCTTGGTCCGGAAACGGGATCACTCGACGAGCGCGAGCAGATCGTTCGCGCCGCGTTTCGACGCTTCGTGAAGCCGTTGCAGCGTCGGCGATCCGATTCCGCTAGCCGTCTCGTACCCGCGATCGCGGTGATCCCGCGTGCACTCCGAAAGGTGCTGTTCGGTGGGGGACTCCGCGAGGCGCTGACGTCGCCGCGTCGCTTTCTCGAGACATGCTGGGTCGAGCGCCAGGAAACGCAACAGGGCGAGTGGTCGCTCTCGAGCCTTCGTGACCCAACGTCACCGCACTTCGATGCATTCGACACGATCTATGAATCCTTCGTCCGCTGGCCGAAGGGCATTCCCGCGAACTTCGTGAGCGCGTCGGATCAACCAGGACCCTCGGGATCAGAAGTCGAACCCTAG
- a CDS encoding ABC transporter ATP-binding protein, whose product MLRLYQQALRGFRRKSAVAVLLFALSGFAESLGIASLLPFLQGSLATGERHEYFGLRGDDLAAVALGALIVLGVVGASLKYTADILVYRIQAGLEASLRSRMSRALFDMRWSAFATRSFGDTVKSLMTDGQAIGTGVSGLVSGLGYVTIAAVFVVIAAAISIEMTAATLVFGVLVVLGYRVAGRRAQDRSSKLSQQATVVTDLIEELFNNFKFYRSSGLRRRALDRADKVYREWGHDFVKVWGYQPATRLGFDVAGLAFITAVLAIAVLVVGNSAAEAFVFLALFYRLAPRLQLAQQGLLIARAQSVWWTMWKERYDAAIAAAEAPLGSVTLSGSPTVESHGVSYSYPGRDTPAVSDVSWTLPQGECLAIVGDSGSGKTTMLDLVSGLLTPDTGTVRLDDVDLREVNVDAWQHRVGVVMQDAPVFFGTVLDNIAWGFDEPDAERAAQCVEQANFSDILAELPEGLDTAVGHKGSLLSGGQRQRLALARALYRDPWLLVLDEATSALDSESEQAIQRALRALKGSCSILLVAHRLKTVEMADRIVVLADGRVAESGTWSELAARDGGAFKRMLAMQGTSQHSSGDRGT is encoded by the coding sequence ATGTTGCGCCTCTATCAACAAGCGTTGCGCGGCTTCCGGCGCAAGAGCGCGGTCGCGGTGCTGCTCTTCGCCCTCTCCGGCTTCGCCGAGAGCCTGGGGATCGCGTCGTTGCTCCCGTTCCTCCAAGGAAGCCTCGCGACCGGTGAGCGGCACGAGTACTTCGGGCTCCGCGGCGACGACCTCGCCGCCGTGGCGCTCGGCGCGCTGATCGTGCTCGGGGTAGTGGGCGCGTCGCTCAAGTACACCGCAGACATCCTCGTGTACCGGATCCAGGCCGGCCTCGAGGCTTCCTTGCGCTCACGGATGAGCAGGGCGCTGTTCGACATGCGCTGGAGCGCATTCGCGACGCGGTCGTTCGGTGACACCGTGAAGTCGCTGATGACGGACGGTCAGGCGATCGGTACCGGCGTGAGTGGCCTCGTGAGCGGGCTCGGGTACGTGACGATTGCGGCAGTGTTCGTGGTGATCGCGGCCGCGATCTCCATCGAGATGACTGCGGCCACGCTCGTCTTCGGTGTGCTCGTCGTGCTGGGTTACCGGGTGGCCGGACGCCGGGCGCAAGATCGCAGCAGCAAGCTCTCGCAGCAGGCGACCGTCGTCACCGACCTGATCGAAGAGCTCTTCAACAACTTCAAGTTCTACCGCTCGTCAGGGCTGCGCCGCCGCGCACTCGATCGGGCCGACAAGGTCTACCGGGAGTGGGGCCACGACTTCGTGAAAGTTTGGGGCTACCAACCCGCGACCCGCCTGGGCTTCGACGTTGCCGGGCTCGCGTTCATCACCGCGGTGCTCGCCATCGCGGTGCTCGTGGTGGGCAACTCCGCGGCAGAGGCCTTCGTCTTCCTTGCGCTCTTCTACCGGCTTGCGCCGCGGCTCCAGCTCGCGCAGCAAGGACTGTTGATCGCCCGGGCCCAGTCGGTGTGGTGGACGATGTGGAAGGAGCGCTACGACGCGGCGATCGCCGCAGCGGAAGCACCGCTCGGATCGGTCACGCTGTCGGGGAGTCCGACCGTCGAATCGCATGGAGTGTCGTACTCGTACCCGGGGCGCGACACGCCGGCGGTGTCCGACGTGTCGTGGACCCTGCCACAGGGGGAGTGCCTCGCCATCGTCGGCGATTCCGGGAGTGGCAAGACCACGATGCTCGATCTCGTCTCCGGGTTGTTGACACCCGACACCGGGACCGTCCGGCTCGACGATGTCGACCTGCGCGAGGTCAACGTCGACGCCTGGCAGCACCGCGTCGGCGTGGTCATGCAGGACGCGCCGGTGTTCTTCGGAACGGTGCTCGACAACATCGCGTGGGGCTTCGATGAACCCGATGCCGAGCGCGCGGCACAGTGCGTGGAGCAAGCCAACTTCTCGGACATCCTGGCCGAGCTACCCGAAGGGCTCGACACTGCCGTTGGCCACAAGGGGAGCCTCCTCTCCGGCGGGCAGCGTCAACGGCTTGCGCTCGCCCGGGCGCTGTACCGGGATCCGTGGCTGCTCGTGCTGGACGAGGCGACGAGCGCGCTCGACAGTGAATCCGAGCAGGCAATCCAACGCGCGCTACGAGCGCTGAAAGGTTCGTGCTCGATCCTCTTGGTGGCGCACCGCTTGAAGACGGTTGAGATGGCCGACCGCATCGTCGTGCTCGCGGACGGCCGAGTTGCCGAATCGGGCACTTGGTCCGAGCTCGCCGCCCGGGACGGTGGTGCTTTCAAGCGCATGCTCGCGATGCAGGGCACGTCGCAGCACTCGAGTGGGGACAGAGGGACATGA
- a CDS encoding Gfo/Idh/MocA family oxidoreductase: protein MSASESSGAPRVAVLGCGYWGRNLVRVFDQLGALMAVHDPDPTAANAMSERHGVAARARDELFADESVDAVAIAAPAARHAELALAAIDAGKHVFVEKPLALDVADAERVCTASESAGRVLMVGHLLQYHPAYLRLAELVREGTLGHLEYVYSNRLNLGRFRREENILWSFAPHDLSMILSLIGAEPDHVHAVGGWPLHRSIADVTTTHLGFPGGERAHVFVSWLHPFKEQKLVAVGEGGMAVFDDREPWESKLLVYPHRVDWREGLPEPVQGDAQAVPVKAAEPLENECRHFIESIADGTMPRTDGREGLRVLRVLAAAEASLDAQRGAAAASRSHAAVEGVSVHESAYVDEPSEIGAGTRIWHFSHVLADSRIGRDCTIGQNVVIGPNVDIGDRCRIQNNVSVYEGVTLEADVFCGPSCVFTNVVNPRAEVSRKEEFRATRVARGATIGANATIVCGHDIGEYAFIAAGAVVTDDVSAFALVAGVPARRIGWMSHEGERLGDDLVCPRSGRRYREVGPDRLEELA, encoded by the coding sequence GTGAGCGCCTCTGAATCGTCTGGCGCCCCCCGGGTCGCCGTCCTCGGATGCGGCTACTGGGGACGCAACCTCGTTCGAGTGTTCGATCAGCTCGGTGCGCTTATGGCAGTGCACGATCCCGACCCGACCGCGGCGAACGCCATGTCAGAGCGTCATGGTGTCGCGGCGCGCGCGCGCGATGAGCTCTTCGCTGACGAATCGGTCGATGCGGTCGCGATCGCCGCGCCTGCAGCGCGCCACGCGGAGCTCGCGCTCGCGGCCATCGATGCAGGGAAGCACGTCTTCGTAGAGAAGCCCCTCGCGCTCGACGTCGCCGACGCCGAACGGGTGTGCACGGCGAGCGAGTCCGCGGGACGCGTGCTCATGGTTGGTCACTTGCTCCAGTACCACCCAGCCTACCTCCGCCTTGCGGAGCTGGTGCGCGAGGGAACCCTCGGCCATTTGGAGTACGTGTACTCGAACCGACTCAACCTCGGGCGGTTCCGCCGCGAGGAGAACATCCTCTGGAGCTTCGCGCCCCACGATCTGTCCATGATCTTGTCGCTCATCGGTGCCGAGCCCGATCACGTGCACGCGGTCGGGGGCTGGCCGTTGCACCGCAGCATCGCCGACGTGACCACCACGCACCTGGGGTTCCCCGGCGGCGAGCGTGCACACGTGTTCGTGTCGTGGCTGCACCCGTTCAAGGAGCAGAAGCTCGTCGCGGTGGGCGAGGGCGGCATGGCGGTCTTCGACGACCGCGAGCCGTGGGAGTCCAAGCTCCTCGTCTACCCGCACCGTGTCGACTGGCGTGAAGGGCTCCCCGAACCGGTGCAAGGTGATGCGCAAGCGGTGCCGGTGAAGGCAGCCGAGCCGCTCGAAAACGAGTGCCGTCACTTCATCGAGTCCATCGCCGACGGCACGATGCCGCGCACCGACGGCCGAGAAGGGCTTCGGGTCCTGCGTGTGCTCGCCGCCGCTGAAGCGTCGCTTGACGCGCAGCGCGGCGCCGCGGCCGCGAGCCGCTCGCACGCAGCCGTCGAGGGGGTTTCCGTGCACGAGAGCGCCTACGTGGACGAGCCGAGCGAGATCGGCGCCGGCACCCGTATCTGGCACTTCAGCCATGTGCTCGCGGACAGTCGGATCGGGCGCGACTGCACGATCGGTCAGAACGTGGTGATCGGACCCAACGTCGACATCGGCGATCGGTGTCGCATCCAGAACAACGTGAGCGTGTACGAGGGCGTCACGCTCGAAGCCGACGTGTTCTGTGGGCCTTCGTGCGTGTTCACGAACGTTGTGAACCCTCGAGCCGAGGTCTCGCGCAAGGAGGAATTCCGGGCCACGCGGGTCGCTCGCGGCGCAACGATCGGGGCCAATGCCACAATCGTGTGCGGGCACGACATCGGTGAGTACGCCTTCATCGCGGCCGGTGCCGTCGTCACGGACGACGTGTCCGCGTTCGCCCTCGTGGCGGGTGTGCCGGCCCGCCGCATCGGATGGATGAGCCACGAGGGCGAGCGACTCGGCGATGACCTGGTGTGCCCGCGCTCGGGTCGGCGCTACCGCGAGGTCGGTCCCGACCGCCTCGAAGAGCTCGCCTGA